From Fibrobacter sp. UWEL, the proteins below share one genomic window:
- a CDS encoding InlB B-repeat-containing protein — MKTTKMNIVMLVTTLMVLLGATSGFALTQNSSGYYEIGSCKDLIDFKDVVSSNKSANAILTASINMNDEYESGVTCNDKNLQGLGESYAGTFDGDSYSISNWIFDDGGTRIQNMGLFNTFESGAVVQNLVLENITIIANGSQTTSGEPVSVGSIVGWMPKGTIANCFVSGSITIKGESNGVGGIVGYMDGGTVRNCLSTIHISASNNENRVGGIAGYSVSYKETALIERCVYDGTSLVNDGDGPTGAIVGSLTGATKTGYTQNDGSLNTCYFVTSSNVSSAAGYYTNSDSIKNVSAVENLNTPEIACALNGGDWEAENAVCSVTDGAWGNGLRLSNTGISSNEDGEAVYTITYDANGGSFPADAMTQKYLTLGTAITGSEITVPVRSDYTFKGWSKDPVALAADADLGTVSKAETVYAVWEAQITVSFNAHTISHDNATFADGSTVKSKKMDDGAAVTLDGIASPEDFFDGEGEAKVYYTFMGWSRNSESTVPDENLGVVDENNLTFYAVWNEKQSVFHTVTFDANNHGVAPLAQRVEDGYKASAPTAPSADGFNFVGWYSNAYGTGAAFDFANNAVTSDVTLFAKWNAVPYGVVYNNVDAEQPEYSRIVNNDVDNSQNPLQYTALDDAIALANPVYEGWTFGGWFYDENLTNPATEIASGSIGEKTFYAKWTPTTYTVTFVAGSNGSGTVIGNAGADKSIKSYNVALSLPSGSNVFTSKKANTRQVGWSFTDGSSTCDIPFVDDVASYSRNADAALYPCWEGLRSYNVTYTLNFVDANGVKVAESVQAVVSHFETLNHMLQSPETLDGFDVPGFTFKGWTSVKKSNGSNVTVSNGKFTMPSSNVNVVGSSVLDTYTITYNNLGDMTQSNAVQYTVLTNNINLTNPTDSAKYAFVGWYDNANFSGEPVTTIAAGSTGDKTLYAKWRRVDYGSVKISADGLTVTVESDSKEPVELSEEGIEVENIVFERSGLETGVFATAVLPFDLPEGSSVNAKFYTFYTIKPGVDNWTAYFKPLAEGVLPNADVPYLFKLNAGNTLVFTVNGKAVVHAGSIHDVTSPSGDWTFKGTYKYHKWGADDPELGLAYGFAATDNDGVKKGKFGKGAVNNFIYPTRAYLKKKDESVVLAKAKPSLDGTNLPSKSALPAEIDLEILDDDGAVMAIGKMNSISGQVKIDRWIDLNGRQSNKYPSAKGVYFNKKF, encoded by the coding sequence ATGAAGACGACAAAAATGAACATTGTAATGCTTGTGACTACGCTCATGGTGTTGCTCGGTGCAACATCTGGTTTTGCTTTGACTCAAAATTCCAGTGGTTATTATGAAATCGGGTCTTGTAAGGATTTGATTGATTTTAAGGATGTGGTTAGCAGTAATAAGTCTGCTAACGCCATCTTGACTGCGTCAATTAATATGAATGACGAGTATGAATCGGGAGTCACTTGTAATGATAAGAACCTCCAGGGCTTGGGAGAATCCTATGCGGGTACATTCGATGGTGATTCTTATAGCATTTCTAACTGGATTTTTGATGACGGTGGTACCCGTATTCAGAATATGGGCTTGTTTAACACTTTTGAGTCGGGCGCTGTTGTGCAAAACCTAGTTTTGGAAAACATTACCATTATCGCCAACGGAAGCCAGACAACTTCTGGCGAGCCTGTCAGTGTGGGTAGCATTGTGGGGTGGATGCCTAAAGGAACCATTGCAAATTGCTTCGTTTCTGGATCAATAACAATCAAAGGCGAGTCCAATGGTGTTGGCGGAATTGTGGGCTATATGGATGGTGGTACTGTTCGAAATTGCTTAAGCACAATCCATATTAGCGCTAGTAACAATGAAAATCGAGTAGGTGGAATCGCCGGATACTCTGTAAGTTATAAGGAAACAGCCTTGATTGAACGTTGCGTGTATGACGGAACGTCTCTTGTTAATGATGGTGATGGTCCTACGGGAGCTATTGTCGGTAGTCTTACTGGAGCAACTAAAACAGGGTATACTCAGAATGATGGCAGTCTGAATACATGTTACTTCGTTACCAGTAGTAACGTCTCTAGTGCGGCTGGTTATTACACTAATAGCGACAGTATCAAGAATGTTTCTGCGGTAGAAAATTTAAATACTCCGGAAATCGCATGTGCCTTGAATGGTGGCGATTGGGAGGCGGAAAATGCCGTATGCTCTGTGACGGACGGGGCTTGGGGAAATGGCCTTCGCCTTTCGAATACTGGTATATCTAGCAACGAAGATGGTGAAGCTGTCTATACTATCACTTATGATGCTAATGGCGGATCATTCCCAGCAGATGCAATGACTCAGAAATATCTTACATTGGGTACCGCAATTACTGGAAGTGAAATCACGGTTCCTGTTCGCAGTGATTATACGTTTAAGGGCTGGTCTAAAGATCCTGTTGCATTGGCGGCGGATGCTGATTTAGGTACTGTTTCTAAGGCAGAAACTGTGTATGCTGTTTGGGAAGCTCAAATTACCGTTTCCTTTAATGCTCACACCATTAGTCATGACAATGCTACTTTTGCCGATGGCAGTACTGTGAAATCCAAGAAAATGGATGATGGCGCAGCCGTAACTTTGGATGGTATTGCCAGTCCGGAGGATTTCTTTGATGGCGAGGGTGAAGCTAAGGTTTATTATACCTTTATGGGCTGGAGCCGCAATTCCGAATCTACAGTGCCTGATGAAAATCTTGGCGTTGTTGATGAGAATAATCTTACTTTCTATGCCGTATGGAATGAAAAACAGTCTGTATTTCATACTGTGACATTTGATGCCAATAACCATGGTGTAGCTCCTTTAGCTCAACGTGTGGAAGACGGCTATAAGGCTTCCGCACCCACGGCACCCTCTGCAGATGGCTTCAATTTCGTAGGTTGGTATTCTAACGCATATGGTACCGGTGCCGCATTTGATTTTGCAAATAATGCTGTGACTTCCGATGTGACTTTGTTTGCAAAGTGGAATGCTGTTCCTTATGGTGTAGTTTACAATAACGTTGATGCAGAACAACCGGAGTATTCTCGCATTGTAAATAATGATGTAGATAACTCTCAAAATCCTTTGCAGTATACCGCATTGGATGATGCAATCGCTCTTGCAAATCCGGTGTATGAAGGTTGGACTTTTGGTGGTTGGTTCTACGATGAAAACTTGACCAATCCTGCGACGGAAATTGCAAGTGGGTCAATAGGTGAAAAAACTTTCTATGCCAAGTGGACTCCTACGACCTATACGGTGACGTTTGTTGCTGGTAGTAATGGCTCTGGCACCGTAATTGGAAATGCCGGTGCTGATAAGAGTATTAAGAGTTATAATGTAGCTTTGTCCTTGCCTTCTGGTAGCAATGTATTTACGTCAAAGAAAGCAAATACCCGTCAAGTTGGTTGGAGCTTTACTGATGGTAGTAGCACATGTGACATTCCTTTTGTAGATGACGTTGCAAGCTATTCTCGTAATGCGGATGCAGCTCTCTATCCATGTTGGGAAGGTCTTCGTTCTTACAATGTGACTTATACTCTTAATTTTGTGGATGCCAATGGAGTAAAGGTTGCTGAATCCGTACAAGCCGTTGTTTCCCATTTTGAAACCTTGAATCATATGCTTCAGTCTCCTGAAACACTTGATGGTTTCGATGTGCCTGGGTTCACCTTTAAAGGCTGGACCAGTGTAAAGAAATCCAACGGATCCAATGTTACTGTTTCTAACGGTAAATTCACTATGCCGTCTTCCAATGTGAATGTGGTTGGTTCCAGTGTTCTGGACACTTATACCATCACTTACAACAACCTTGGCGACATGACCCAATCTAATGCAGTTCAGTACACCGTACTCACCAACAACATTAATTTGACGAATCCTACTGACAGCGCCAAGTATGCTTTCGTTGGCTGGTATGACAATGCCAACTTCTCTGGTGAACCTGTTACTACCATTGCTGCTGGTAGCACTGGCGACAAGACTCTGTATGCCAAGTGGCGCCGCGTGGACTACGGTTCTGTGAAAATCTCTGCAGATGGCTTGACCGTTACTGTTGAAAGCGATTCCAAGGAACCTGTGGAACTGAGCGAAGAAGGCATTGAAGTGGAAAATATTGTGTTTGAACGTAGTGGACTTGAAACGGGTGTCTTTGCGACAGCTGTGCTACCCTTTGATTTGCCAGAAGGTTCTTCTGTGAACGCGAAGTTCTATACCTTCTATACAATTAAGCCTGGAGTTGATAATTGGACTGCTTATTTCAAACCTCTTGCAGAAGGCGTGCTTCCGAATGCAGATGTTCCTTATCTGTTTAAACTTAATGCAGGCAATACTCTTGTGTTTACTGTTAATGGAAAGGCTGTTGTGCATGCAGGATCCATTCATGATGTCACTTCCCCTTCTGGAGATTGGACCTTTAAGGGTACATACAAATATCATAAGTGGGGTGCCGATGATCCTGAACTTGGTCTTGCCTATGGCTTCGCTGCTACAGATAATGATGGTGTCAAGAAAGGTAAGTTTGGAAAGGGTGCGGTAAATAACTTTATCTATCCCACACGAGCATATTTGAAGAAAAAAGATGAAAGTGTTGTGTTGGCAAAAGCAAAACCCTCTCTTGATGGAACAAACTTGCCGTCAAAGTCTGCACTACCTGCTGAAATAGACCTTGAAATTTTGGATGATGATGGAGCTGTGATGGCAATAGGAAAGATGAATTCGATTTCCGGGCAAGTGAAAATAGACCGTTGGATTGACCTTAATGGACGTCAATCCAACAAATATCCTTCTGCAAAAGGTGTATATTTTAACAAGAAATTTTAA
- the trpA gene encoding tryptophan synthase subunit alpha produces MQNNAPIRLMSHLIAGFPDGDTSVAIADALVKGGASILEIQLAFSDPSADGPAIQTASTIALENGYSTKKGMEVIKRIHEMHPDVTIYIMTYGSLAFTPGIENFVKMCKDAGISGCIIPDLPFDNDEGLTAACEKHGLVNIPVAAPSMTKARLELMASKGFPFIYAALRAGITGSQTTIDQATLDFLDTVGKGGAKVLGGFGIRTGEQSQVLCKHVYAVVAGSVFVNIMLKDPKDIAGVEAKARELSGL; encoded by the coding sequence ATGCAAAACAATGCTCCCATCCGTTTAATGTCTCATTTGATTGCTGGTTTCCCTGATGGTGATACCTCCGTAGCAATCGCCGACGCTCTTGTTAAGGGCGGCGCATCCATTCTTGAAATCCAGCTGGCCTTTAGCGATCCTAGCGCTGACGGTCCCGCTATCCAGACTGCATCCACCATCGCTCTCGAAAACGGTTACTCCACCAAGAAGGGCATGGAAGTCATCAAGCGCATTCACGAAATGCACCCGGATGTAACTATCTACATCATGACTTACGGCTCTCTGGCATTCACCCCCGGTATCGAAAACTTCGTGAAGATGTGCAAGGACGCTGGCATCAGCGGCTGCATTATTCCCGACCTTCCCTTCGATAACGACGAAGGCCTTACCGCCGCTTGCGAAAAGCACGGCCTGGTGAACATTCCGGTGGCAGCACCTTCCATGACCAAGGCTCGCCTCGAACTGATGGCCTCCAAGGGTTTCCCCTTTATCTACGCAGCTCTCCGCGCAGGCATTACCGGCAGCCAGACCACCATCGACCAAGCAACTCTCGACTTCCTGGACACCGTGGGCAAGGGCGGCGCCAAGGTTCTTGGAGGTTTCGGTATTCGTACCGGCGAACAGTCCCAGGTTCTCTGCAAGCATGTGTATGCAGTTGTTGCAGGTTCCGTATTCGTGAACATCATGCTGAAGGACCCCAAGGATATCGCAGGCGTCGAAGCCAAGGCCCGCGAACTCTCTGGTCTGTAA